One region of Sulfurisphaera ohwakuensis genomic DNA includes:
- a CDS encoding RimK family alpha-L-glutamate ligase: MFTWWIDIRIAVIHESQKITESAKQLLLEIKNSGHTPIYIRISKLNPIITKDGLEFSYGGKRIDLEGAVIRNLGFISSTEQLMKRFDTLKALESSGVTLINSPDSMFIARDKFNSLLKLKMAKVPVPDTTIVEDPFEVMRLVNEWKDVVIKPVIGSLGLGSVRVSDPDIAFRVAKAILSVNQPVYVQKYVDKPERDIRVFVVGNSILGSVYRINKSSWKTNVAQGSLTQVLLPNHELEELSLKAVKALKLDYAGIDIVEDKDGSYKVIEVNAAPLWKGFYEATHINPAKYIIEYLIKKIRK; the protein is encoded by the coding sequence GTGTTCACTTGGTGGATAGATATTAGAATAGCAGTTATTCATGAATCTCAAAAAATTACAGAGTCAGCTAAGCAACTTCTTCTAGAGATAAAGAACTCAGGACATACACCAATATATATTAGAATTTCCAAATTAAATCCTATAATAACTAAGGACGGTTTAGAATTTAGTTACGGAGGAAAAAGAATAGATTTAGAAGGGGCAGTAATAAGGAACTTAGGGTTCATATCTTCAACAGAACAGTTAATGAAAAGGTTCGATACTCTCAAAGCCCTTGAAAGTAGTGGTGTTACATTAATAAATTCACCGGACTCCATGTTTATCGCAAGAGATAAGTTTAACAGTTTATTAAAACTAAAGATGGCTAAAGTACCAGTTCCAGATACTACTATAGTAGAAGATCCCTTTGAGGTGATGAGACTTGTTAATGAATGGAAAGATGTTGTAATAAAACCCGTTATAGGTAGTCTAGGACTTGGTTCAGTAAGAGTTTCTGATCCAGATATAGCGTTTAGAGTGGCAAAAGCAATATTATCTGTTAATCAACCAGTTTATGTTCAGAAATATGTTGATAAGCCAGAAAGAGATATAAGAGTGTTCGTTGTAGGTAACTCAATACTAGGAAGTGTATATAGAATTAATAAATCTTCATGGAAAACTAATGTAGCACAAGGGTCTCTTACTCAAGTCCTCTTACCAAATCATGAACTTGAAGAATTGTCACTTAAAGCAGTTAAAGCATTGAAATTAGATTATGCAGGGATAGATATCGTAGAAGATAAGGATGGCAGTTATAAGGTTATCGAAGTAAATGCTGCTCCTCTTTGGAAAGGATTTTACGAAGCTACACATATTAATCCTGCAAAATATATAATTGAATATCTCATTAAAAAAATTAGGAAATGA
- a CDS encoding Lrp/AsnC family transcriptional regulator gives MTYFLDDIDKKILKILQEDARTPFSKIAKMLNLSESTIHIRIKRLRENGIIKGFYVDVDPEKIGYNVVAFVLIKADPKKYEQILKKIYEFKEIYEIFDVTGEYYALLKVRVKSREELATILDKIGNMDGVTSTYTMFVLRTIKEMKTIDFT, from the coding sequence ATGACATATTTCCTTGATGATATAGATAAAAAAATCTTAAAAATTCTTCAAGAAGATGCTAGGACACCTTTTTCTAAGATTGCTAAAATGCTTAATCTAAGTGAGTCTACAATACATATTAGAATTAAGAGATTAAGGGAAAATGGTATAATAAAAGGATTTTATGTAGATGTTGACCCAGAAAAAATAGGTTACAATGTTGTAGCTTTTGTATTAATTAAAGCAGATCCAAAAAAATACGAACAAATATTGAAAAAGATATATGAGTTCAAGGAAATATATGAAATATTTGACGTGACTGGTGAATATTATGCATTATTAAAAGTTAGAGTAAAAAGCAGAGAAGAACTTGCAACAATATTGGATAAAATAGGTAATATGGATGGAGTAACCTCAACTTATACCATGTTTGTGTTAAGAACAATTAAAGAAATGAAGACAATAGACTTTACTTAA